Proteins co-encoded in one Arachis hypogaea cultivar Tifrunner chromosome 13, arahy.Tifrunner.gnm2.J5K5, whole genome shotgun sequence genomic window:
- the LOC112792417 gene encoding E3 ubiquitin-protein ligase UPL1 produces the protein MKLKRKRALEVPPKIRSFINSVTSVPFEKIEEPLKGFIWEFDKGDFHHWVELFNHFDSFFEKYIKPRKDLQIDDEFLNSDPPFPREAVLQILRVIRIILDNCTNKHFYSSYEQHLSALLASTDPDVVEASLDTLAAFLKKTVGKYSIRDASFNSKLYSLAQGWGGKEEGLGLIASATPNGCDPDPTTLELGCTLHFEFYAVNESERDIKGAEASAQGLQIIHLSNINKCVENDLELLHKLVTEYNVPASLRFSLLTRLRFARAFGSLPSRQQHTCIRLYAFIVLIQACADADDLVSFFNAEPGFINELVSLLSYEDAVLEKIRILCLHSLAALCQDRSRQPSVLTAVTSGGHRGILSSLMQKAIDSVISDTPRWSVHFAEALLSLITVLVSSSSGCSAMREAGFIPTLLPLLKDTNPQHLHLVEKAVRILEAFMDYSNPAAALFRDLGGLDDTISRLKIEVSFVENGGKHLDETSVSSGRSAQMVEDSSTGQDATQHLCSQPLISYHRRLLMKALLRAISLGTYAPGNTARIYGSEENVLPHCLSIIFRRAKDFGGGVFSLAATVMSDLIQKDPTCFPVLDAAGLPSAFLDAIMDDVLNSAEAITCIPQCLDALCLNSNGLQAVKDRNSLRCFVKVFTSRMYLRALTGDTPASLSSGLDELMRHASSLRGPGVDMLIEILETISKVGSGADSSSCPDPSTSTSVPMEMDSDDKNLLLPDSKDSTKVERTEHFSEPSPDASITNIESFLPDCVNNVARLLETVLQNADTCRIFVEKKGIEAVLQLFTLPLMPPSVSVGQSISVAFKNFSPQHYVSLARAVCSFLREHLKSTNELLDLVGGTQLALVESAKQTKVLKYLSSLEGVLSLSVFLLKGTTTVVSELSTSDADVLTDIGKTYKEIIWQISLCNDSKEDEKKNTDPEPEISQVASSTAVERESDDDANIQTLRYTNPVFARNGSHSLWSGDRDFLSVVRSGDSLHRRSRHGLSRIRAGRTGRHLEALNIDSEASSSALEAPSSQDLKKKSPEVLVLEILNKLASTLRSFFTALVKGFTSPNRRRADSGSLTSASKTLGAVLAKNFHGALSFSGHSTSAGLETSLSVKCRYLGKVVDDMAALTFDSRRRSCYTAMVNNFYVHETFKELLTTFEATSQLLWTLPCPFPSSDTDMEKKGEGTKLSHNTWLLDTLQSYCRLLEYFVNSSLLLSPTSASQAELLVLQPVTQNLSIGLFPVPRDPEAFVRMLQSQVLDVILPVWNHPMFSNCSPGFIASIISLVTHIYSGVGEVKRNRSNIMGSTNHRFIPPPPDEATIATIVEMGFSRARAEEALRRVETNSVEMAMEWLFSHADDPVQEDDELARALALSLGSSSETAKVDSAEKTTDVLTEEGCVKKPPVDDILAASMKLFQSSDSVAFQLTDLLVTLCSQNKGEDRPKVISYLLQQLKICPLDFSKDNCALSVLAHIIALLLFEDGNTREIAAENGIISTIINILSNFNSTHLAGKEILAPKCISALLLILEQMLQSRPKTENTEGTKTGSLPDSSGDHGSLQISGTAGQKDNNINVNEKEPGMDLENILGKSTGFASIDESHKLLDIACDLIKLHVPAVVMQAVLQLCARLTKTHALALQFLENGGLAALFNLPKNCFFPGYDAVVSAIVRHLLEDPQTLQTAMELEIRQTLSGNRHSGRVSPRSFLTSLAPVISRDPVVFMKAAAAVCQLETSAGRAVVVLSKEKEKEKSKASGVEVGLSSNECVRIPESKSQDGSGKCLKSHKKVPVNLTQVIDQLLEIVLKYPPLKGQEESECGSTLMDIDEPTLKVKGKSKVEETGMLEPDSEKSTGLVKVTFVLKLLSDILLMYGHAVGVILRRDTEMCQFRGSNQPAGHCGIIHHVLHRLLPLSVEKSAGPDDWRGKLSEKASWFLVVLCGRSGEGRKRVTNELVKELTSFSNLESNSIKSTLLPDKRLFTLVDLVYSILSKNSSSGSLPGSGYSPEIAKSMIDGGIIQCLTSILQVVDLDHPEAPKIVNLILKGLEGLTRAANASEQIFKSDENEKRRSTSLNDRPDDQVTAPSAPVAGTHDQNVSNQEALRDGMDNAQHHNETSQGDDHAEDNTNHTEEQDMRREEEETMAQNPSMDLGMEFMREEMGEGGVLHNPEQIEMTFHVENRADDDMGDEDDDMGDEGDDDEDDDEGEDEDEDIAEDGGGMMSLADTDVEDHDDTGLGDEYNDEMIDEDDDDFHENRVIEVRWREALDGLDHLQILGQPGTTGGLIDVTAEPFEGVNVDDLFRLQGFERRRQTGRSSFERSASEVNGFQHPLLVRPPPSGDVLSMWSSGGNSASRDSETLSSGNLDVAHFYMFDAPILPYDHVPSSLFGDRLGGAAPPPLTDYSVGMGSLHLPGRRVLGNGRWTDDGQPQGGAQAAAIAQAVEEQFLAQLSNAAPTSSPVERQLQNSGEQEKQSDTLQSHDGPILGAGTGSTCQRIEGQEQENVNGTTVQQDNVAVGSIPFVEEINADSGIRDISENLQENEPMSVQPLSLNIMPTDVECAEAGGSVTAGECATTDRAFVDSSINCNADVQCERGADIPAMDNNVPDVPMGCNGSSVDGNPANIDLVGSDLETPNPGNCHLSSIDASDDVNMDGVDAEGNQPEQPTVSEQGGDQPLSTQNPEVAPNATQADQTSANNEASGANTIDPTFLEALPEDLRAEVLASQQAQSVQPPAYAPPSADDIDPEFLAALPPDIQAEVLAQQRAQRVAQQAEGQPVDMDNASIIATFPADLREEVLLTSSEAVLSALPSPLLAEAQILRDRAMSHYQARSLFGGSHRLNNRRNGLGFDRRPVMDRGVGVTIGRRSALTDNLKVKEIEGEPLLDANALKALIRLLRLAQPLGKGLLQRLLLNLCAHSITRVTLIYLLLDMIKPEAEGSVCRPATSNSQRLYGCHSNTVYGRSQLLDGLPPLVFRRILEILTYLATNHSAVAKMLFHFDPSVIPNSSSMASMNEKGKEKVIEGEPSPKPSGAQAVDVPLILFLKLLNRPLFLRSAAHLEQVMGLIQVVVDTAASKLESQSVSEKGMVNTQTLPVNEAVDNIEKDPSSVDSDSNKQDKKDDTNPSHSHGRKNVDMYNIFLQLPQADLRNLCSLLGREGLSDKMYMLAGEVLKKLACIVPSHRNFFTVELSESAHALTGSAVSELVTLQKTNMLGLSAGSMAGAAILRVLQALSSLISYNGTGDIETENDADRHEDLATIWNLNSALEPLWQELSNCISAAEMQLGQSSLSPTMSNISVADNLQGSSTSPPLPPGTQRLLPFIEAFFVLCEKLQANEAIMQQDHDNATAREVKESTGSSSSMSVKFGGDSQRRLDGTVTFTRFAEKHRRLANAFVRQNPGLLEKSLSMMLKVPRLIDFDNKRAYFRSRIRQQHDQHLSGPLRISVRRAYILEDSYNQLRMRPTQDLKGRLNVQFQGEEGIDAGGLTREWYQLLSRVIFDKNALLFTTVGNNATFQPNPNSVYQTEHLSYFKFVGRVVGKALFDGQLLDVYFTRSFYKHILGVKVTYHDIEAVDPDYYKNLKWVLENDVNDVLDLTFSMDADEEKHILYEKNEVTDYELKPGGRNIKVTEETKHEYVDLVADHILTNAIRPQINSFLEGFTELVPRELISIFNDKELELLISGLPEIDLEDLKANTEYTGYTVASNVVQWFWEVVKTFNKEDMARFLQFVTGTSKVPLEGFKALQGISGPQRFQIHKAYGAPDRLPSAHTCFNQLDLPEYTSKEQLQERLLLAIHEASEGFGFG, from the exons ATGAAGCTCAAGAGAAAGCGGGCACTTGAAGTG CCTCCGAAAATTCGATCTTTCATTAATTCTGTTACTTCAGTCCCATTTGAGAAGATAGAAGAACCTTTAAAAGGCTTCATTTGGGAGTTTGATAAG GGAGATTTTCATCACTGGGTTGAACTATTTAACCATTTTGATTCATTCTTTGAGAAGTACATAAAACCCAGGAAGGATCTACAGATTGATGATGAATTTTTGAACTCTGATCCTCCCTTCCCTAGGGAAGCTGTTCTTCAAATTCTTCGCGTCATTAGAATAATTTTGGATAATTGCACAAATAAGCACTTCTATAGTTCTTATGAG CAACATCTTTCAGCGTTGCTTGCTTCTACTGACCCTGACGTGGTTGAGGCTAGCCTTGACACATTGGCTGCATTTTTGAAGAAAACAGTTGGAAAGTACTCAATAAGAGATGCTTCTTTTAATTCAAAATTGTATTCTCTTGCGCAAGGATGGGGTGGAAAAGAAGAGGGACTTGGATTAATTGCATCAGCAACTCCTAATGGCTGTGATCCTGATCCTACTACGTTGGAACTGGGTTGTACTCTTCATTTTGAGTTTTATGCAGTAAATGAATCAGAAAGAGACATCAAGGGAGCTGAAGCCTCTGCCCAAGGGTTGCAAATTATTCATTTATCTAACATCAACaaatgtgtggaaaatgatctgGAGCTTTTGCACAAGTTAGTTACAGAGTATAACGTACCCGCTAGTTTAAGATTTTCTTTATTGACAAGATTGCGGTTTGCTCGTGCTTTTGGTTCTTTGCCTTCAAGACAGCAACATACTTGCATTCGCCTGTATGCTTTTATAGTTCTGATTCAAGCATGTGCTGATGCTGATGACTTAGTCTCATTCTTCAATGCTGAGCCTGGATTTATCAATGAATTAGTATCATTGCTGAGCTATGAGGATGCAGTTTTGGAGAAAATTCGTATTTTATGTTTGCACTCATTAGCTGCTCTTTGCCAAGATCGTTCCCGCCAACCTTCAGTGTTGACTGCAGTTACATCTGGTGGGCACCGTGGCATTTTATCTAGCCTGATGCAAAAAGCCATCGATTCTGTTATTAGTGATACCCCACGATGGTCAGTTCATTTTGCAGAAGCTCTACTCTCTCTTATCACTGTGCTGGTTTCGTCATCATCAGGGTGCTCTGCCATGCGTGAAGCAGGATTTATTCCTACTCTACTACCTCTCCTGAAAGATACAAATCCGCAGCACTTGCATCTGGTTGAAAAAGCTGTGCGCATTTTAGAAGCATTTATGGATTACAGTAATCCAGCTGCTGCATTATTCAGGGACCTGGGTGGTTTAGATGACACCATCTCTCGCCTAAAGATTGAGGTCTCCTTTGTAGAAAATGGTGGAAAGCATCTTGATGAAACTTCTGTTTCTAGCGGAAGGAGTGCACAAATGGTTGAAGATTCTTCAACTGGGCAAGATGCTACACAACACTTGTGTTCTCAACCCTTAATTTCTTATCACCGTCGATTGCTGATGAAGGCCTTGTTGCGTGCTATATCTTTGGGAACGTATGCTCCTGGGAATACTGCCCGTATCTATGGATCTGAAGAGAATGTTCTGCCTCATTGTTTATCTATTATTTTCAGAAGAGCAAAAGATTTTGGTGGTGGAGTTTTCTCGCTTGCAGCAACTGTCATGAGTGACTTGATACAAAAGGACCCTACCTGTTTTCCTGTCTTGGATGCTGCTGGTCTTCCATCTGCCTTCTTGGATGCTATTATGGATGATGTTCTCAATTCTGCAGAAGCTATTACATGCATTCCCCAGTGTTTGGATGCTTTATGCCTTAATAGTAATGGTCTCCAGGCTGTGAAAGATAGGAATTCATTGAGGTGTTTCGTGAAGGTGTTCACTTCTAGAATGTATTTGCGTGCTCTTACAGGTGACACACCTGCATCTTTGTCTAGTGGACTGGATGAATTAATGCGACATGCTTCTTCATTACGTGGACCGGGAGTGGACATGTTAATTGAGATTCTGGAAACCATCTCAAAAGTTGGTTCTGGAGCAGATTCCTCATCTTGTCCTGATCCTTCCACTTCAACCTCAGTTCCTATGGAAATGGATAGTGATGACAAGAATTTGTTATTGCCTGATAGTAAGGACTCAACCAAGGTGGAAAGGACAGAGCACTTTAGTGAGCCATCTCCTGATGCATCAATAACGAATATCGAGTCATTTCTTCCAGATTGTGTAAATAATGTTGCTCGCTTACTCGAGACAGTTCTTCAGAATGCTGATACATGTCGAATATTTGTTGAGAAAAAGGGGATTGAAGCTGTTCTCCAGTTATTTACCTTGCCTTTAATGCCTCCTTCTGTTTCTGTTGGGCAAAGCATATCTGTTGCCTTCAAGAACTTCTCCCCCCAGCATTATGTTTCTCTTGCTCGGGCTGTGTGCTCCTTCTTGAGAGAGCATTTGAAATCTACTAATGAACTTTTAGATTTGGTGGGAGGAACTCAGCTAGCTCTAGTTGAATCTGCAAAGCAGACAAAGGTGTTGAAATATCTTTCTAGCCTTGAAGGTGTCTTATCTCTTTCCGTATTTTTGTTGAAGGGAACAACTACAGTGGTCTCTGAGCTAAGCACTTCGGATGCTGATGTATTGACAGATATTGGGAAAACTTATAAAGAAATAATTTGGCAAATATCTTTGTGTAATGATTCCAAAGAAGATGAAAAGAAGAATACTGATCCGGAACCTGAGATATCACAGGTGGCTTCATCTACTGCTGTTGAAAGAGAGAGTGATGATGATGCAAATATTCAGACGCTGAGATACACAAATCCAGTTTTTGCTAGGAATGGTTCACATTCCCTGTGGAGTGGAGATCGTGATTTTCTTTCTGTAGTTCGTTCTGGAGACAGTTTGCATCGTCGTAGTCGGCATGGGTTATCTCGTATACGGGCAGGAAGGACTGGTCGTCACTTAGAAGCTCTAAATATCGATTCTGAAGCATCTTCTAGTGCACTTGAGGCACCTTCATCCCAAGATCTTAAAAAGAAAAGCCCTGAGGTTCTTGTTTTGGAGATTCTTAATAAGCTGGCTTCCACTTTGCGCTCTTTCTTCACTGCTCTTGTAAAAGGATTCACTTCACCCAACCGGCGCAGAGCTGACTCAGGGTCGCTGACTTCAGCTTCAAAGACTCTTGGAGCAGTCCTAGCTAAGAATTTTCATGGGGCTCTTAGTTTTTCTGGGCACTCTACTTCTGCCGGACTTGAGACGTCACTTTCTGTAAAATGTAGATATCTTGGGAAGGTCGTGGACGATATGGCGGCACTAACATTTGACAGCAGGCGCCGGAGTTGTTATACTGCCATGGTAAACAATTTTTATGTCCATGAGACATTCAAAGAGTTACTCACAACATTCGAAGCTACTAGTCAGTTACTTTGGACACTTCCATGTCCTTTCCCATCATCAGATACTGACATGGAAAAGAAAGGGGAAGGAACTAAACTGTCCCATAACACATGGCTGCTTGATACATTACAAAGCTACTGCCGCTTGCTTGAGTATTTTGTAAACTCTTCTTTACTGTTATCCCCAACATCAGCATCTCAGGCAGAGCTTCTTGTTCTTCAGCCAGTTACTCAAAACCTGTCAATTGGGCTCTTTCCAGTTCCTAGAGACCCAGAAGCTTTTGTTAGAATGCTGCAATCTCAGGTTCTGGATGTGATCCTACCAGTGTGGAATCATCCCATGTTCTCCAATTGTAGTCCTGGATTTATTGCGTCTATTATTTCACTTGTTACCCATATATATTCTGGTGTTGGAGAAGTGAAGCGAAACCGTAGCAACATTATGGGAAGCACAAACCACCGGTTTATTCCCCCACCACCTGATGAGGCAACTATTGCCACTATTGTTGAGATGGGTTTTTCAAGAGCAAGGGCTGAGGAAGCACTAAGAAGAGTTGAAACAAATAGTGTTGAAATGGCCATGGAGTGGCTATTTAGTCATGCAGATGATCCTGTCCAGGAAGATGATGAACTTGCACGGGCACTTGCCCTTTCCCTTGGAAGTAGTTCTGAAACTGCTAAAGTTGACAGTGCAGAGAAGACTACAGATGTGCTAACTGAAGAGGGGTGTGTAAAGAAACCACCAGTTGATGATATACTTGCTGCATCAATGAAGTTGTTTCAGAGTAGTGATTCAGTGGCATTTCAGTTGACAGATTTACTTGTAACACTTTGCAGTCAGAACAAAGGCGAAGACCGTCCAAAAGTAATATCTTATCTTCTGCAGCAGCTAAAAATTTGTCCATTGGACTTCTCCAAGGATAACTGTGCATTGAGTGTGTTAGCACATATTATAGCATTGCTTCTTTTTGAGGATGGAAATACAAGGGAAATTGCAGCTGAGAATGGCATTATATCTACCATCATAAATATCTTGTCAAACTTCAACAGCACACACTTGGCAGGGAAAGAGATACTGGCCCCGAAGTGCATCAGTGCTTTATTGCTTATATTAGAACAGATGCTGCAATCGAGACCAAAAACTGAAAACACTGAAGGAACCAAAACTGGCTCCCTGCCTGATTCATCTGGTGACCATGGTTCTCTGCAAATTTCCGGTACAGCTGGGCAGAAGGATAATAACATTAATGTGAATGAGAAAGAACCTGGCATGGATTTGGAGAATATACTGGGAAAATCTACTGGCTTTGCATCTATTGATGAGAGTCACAAGTTGCTGGATATAGCATGTGACTTGATAAAACTGCATGTACCTGCTGTGGTTATGCAGGCTGTTTTACAGTTATGTGCTCGGTTAACCAAAACACATGCTTTAGCTTTACAGTTCCTTGAAAATGGAGGCCTGGCTGCACTTTTCAACCTTCCAAAGAATTGCTTTTTTCCGGGGTATGACGCTGTTGTATCTGCTATAGTACGTCACCTCCTTGAAGATCCACAAACATTGCAAACAGCTATGGAATTGGAGATACGTCAAACGCTTAGTGGAAATCGTCATTCTGGGCGTGTTTCTCCTCGATCATTTTTGACATCATTGGCACCTGTTATCTCTAGGGATCCCGTGGTTTTCATGAAAGCTGCAGCTGCAGTTTGTCAGTTAGAGACATCAGCAGGGAGGGCAGTAGTTGtattatcaaaagaaaaagaaaaggaaaaatcaaAAGCATCAGGTGTGGAGGTTGGTTTATCTTCAAATGAATGTGTCCGAATTCCTGAAAGCAAGTCTCAAGATGGATCTGGTAAATGTTTGAAGAGCCACAAAAAGGTTCCTGTTAATCTCACTCAAGTAATTGATCAGCTTCTTGAGATTGTGCTTAAGTACCCGCCCTTGAAAGGACAGGAAGAATCTGAGTGTGGTTCAACTCTCATGGATATAGATGAACCTACCTTGAAGGTGAAGGGTAAATCAAAGGTTGAAGAGACAGGGATGTTAGAACCTGATTCTGAAAAATCTACAGGACTGGTGAAGGTGACTTTTGTGCTTAAGTTATTGAGTGACATTCTTTTAATGTATGGACATGCAGTTGGTGTTATACTGAGACGTGATACTGAAATGTGTCAATTTCGTGGATCCAATCAGCCAGCTGGACATTGTGGTATTATCCATCATGTTTTGCACCGTTTGTTACCCCTCTCTGTTGAAAAGTCTGCAGGTCCTGATGATTGGAGAGGTAAATTGTCTGAAAAAGCTTCATGGTTCCTGGTAGTCCTGTGTGGGCGGTCTGGTGAAGGGCGCAAGCGAGTAACAAATGAACTTGTTAAAGAGCTGACATCTTTCTCAAATCTGGAAAGCAATTCAATCAAAAGCACCTTATTGCCTGATAAAAGGCTTTTTACTTTAGTTGATCTTGTATATTCTATTTTGTCCAAAAATTCATCATCCGGTAGCCTACCTGGTTCTGGATATTCACCTGAAATCGCAAAAAGCATGATAGATGGTGGGATCATTCAGTGTCTAACTAGCATCCTGCAAGTGGTTGATTTAGATCATCCTGAAGCACCAAAAATTGTGAATCTTATACTGAAAGGTTTAGAAGGCCTTACTCGGGCTGCTAATGCTAGTGAACAAATCTTTAAATCTGATGAGAATGAGAAGAGAAGATCTACTAGTCTAAATGACAGACCTGATGATCAAGTAACAGCTCCCTCTGCTCCTGTAGCAGGAACACATGATCAGAATGTGAGCAATCAAGAAGCACTGAGAGATGGAATGGATAATGCACAACATCATAATGAAACTTCTCAAGGTGATGATCATGCTGAGGATAATACAAATCATACCGAGGAACAAGATATGAGAAGAGAAGAGGAGGAGACAATGGCTCAAAACCCATCAATGGATCTTGGAATGGAATTTATGCGTGAAGAGATGGGTGAGGGCGGTGTCTTGCACAATCCGGAACAAATTGAGATGACTTTTCATGTCGAGAATAGGGCAGATGATGATATgggtgatgaagatgatgatatgGGAGATGAGGGTGacgatgatgaggatgatgatgagggagaggatgaagatgaggATATAGCTGAAGATGGTGGGGGCATGATGTCCTTGGCGGATACTGATGTCGAGGATCATGATGATACTGGCTTGGGAGATGAATACAATGATGAGATgattgatgaagatgatgatgattttcatgAGAATCGTGTAATAGAAGTGAGGTGGAGGGAAGCTCTTGATGGGTTGGATCACTTGCAGATACTTGGGCAACCTGGAACAACAGGTGGCCTTATAGATGTGACTGCTGAACCTTTCGAAGGGGTCAATGTGGATGATCTGTTCCGACTTCAAGGTTTTGAAAGGCGCCGGCAGACAGGTAGGTCTTCCTTTGAGAGATCTGCTTCTGAAGTTAATGGTTTTCAACATCCTTTGCTTGTAAGGCCACCACCATCTGGGGATGTTCTCTCAATGTGGTCATCAGGTGGAAACTCTGCTTCCAGGGATTCCGAAACTTTGTCATCTGGCAACCTTGATGTGGCCCACTTCTACATGTTTGATGCTCCTATTCTTCCATATGATCATGTGCCAAGTAGTCTCTTTGGAGATCGTCTGGGTGGTGCAGCACCTCCTCCCCTGACTGATTATTCTGTGGGTATGGGCTCATTGCACCTTCCTGGAAGAAGAGTCCTAGGTAATGGTAGGTGGACTGATGATGGTCAGCCACAAGGAGGTGCTCAAGCAGCTGCCATTGCTCAAGCAGTGGAGGAACAATTCTTAGCTCAATTGAGCAATGCAGCTCCAACAAGCAGTCCTGTTGAACGACAGTTACAGAATTCTGGAGAGCAAGAGAAGCAATCTGACACTCTTCAGTCACATGATGGTCCAATTTTGGGTGCAGGGACTGGTTCTACTTGTCAGCGGATTGAAGGTCAGGAACAAGAGAATGTTAATGGAACCACTGTTCAGCAAGACAACGTTGCAGTTGGCAGTATTCCTTTTGTGGAAGAGATAAATGCAGACTCTGGTATTCGAGATATCAGTGAAAACCTGCAAGAAAATGAGCCTATGTCAGTGCAGCCACTTTCACTGAACATCATGCCAACTGATGTTGAGTGCGCAGAAGCTGGAGGAAGTGTCACTGCTGGTGAGTGTGCAACCACAGATCGAGCTTTTGTTGACTCATCTATAAATTGTAATGCTGATGTACAATGCGAAAGGGGTGCCGACATACCTGCTATGGACAATAATGTGCCAGATGTGCCCATGGGCTGCAATGGGTCATCTGTTGATGGGAATCCTGCTAATATTGATCTAGTGGGTTCTGATTTGGAGACACCTAATCCAGGTAATTGTCATCTATCATCAATTGATGCTAGTGATGATGTTAATATGGATGGTGTTGATGCTGAGGGAAATCAACCAGAGCAGCCAACTGTTTCTGAACAGGGGGGCGATCAACCTTTATCAACGCAAAACCCAGAGGTTGCCCCTAATGCCACCCAGGCAGATCAAACTAGTGCCAATAATGAAGCTTCTGGTGCTAATACGATTGATCCTACCTTTTTGGAGGCTCTTCCTGAAGATCTTCGAGCAGAGGTTCTTGCTTCACAGCAAGCTCAATCTGTACAACCCCCAGCTTATGCACCACCTTCTGCTGATGATATTGATCCCGAGTTTCTAGCTGCTCTTCCTCCTGATATTCAAGCAGAAGTTTTGGCCCAACAAAGAGCTCAGAGAGTTGCCCAACAGGCTGAAGGACAGCCAGTTGATATGGATAATGCATCTATAATTGCCACTTTTCCTGCTGATTTGCGTGAAGAG GTTCTTTTAACTTCTTCCGAAGCAGTTTTGTCAGCACTGCCATCTCCATTGCTTGCTGAAGCTCAAATATTACGGGATCGAGCAATGAGCCATTATCAAGCTCGCAGCCTTTTTGGGGGCAGTCACAGGCTTAACAATCGGAGAAATGGGCTTGGATTTGACCGGAGGCCTGTGATGGATAGGGGTGTTGGAGTTACTATAGGGAGGAGATCTGCTCTCACAGATAACTTGAAGGTGAAGGAGATTGAAGGTGAGCCATTACTTGATGCAAATGCTTTGAAAGCTCTGATCCGACTTCTGCGATTGGCACAG CCCCTTGGAAAAGGTCTTCTGCAGAGGCTCTTGTTAAACTTATGTGCACATAGCATTACAAGGGTGACTCTTATTTATCTTTTGCTGGATATGATTAAGCCTGAAGCTGAAGGGTCTGTATGTAGACCGGCAACATCAAATTCCCAGAGACTTTATGGTTGTCACTCAAATACAGTTTATGGCCGATCTCAATTGTTGGATG GTCTTCCTCCTCTTGTGTTCCGCCGAATTCTTGAGATTCTGACTTATTTGGCTACCAATCATTCTGCTGTTGCAAAGATGTTGTTTCACTTTGACCCATCAGTTATTCCAAATTCTTCAAGTATGGCTTCGATGAATGAGAAAGGGAAGGAGAAGGTTATCGAAGGAGAGCCATCGCCAAAGCCATCTGGAGCTCAGGCTGTAGACGTTCCGCTAATCCTCTTTTTGAAGCTGTTAAATCGACCTCTGTTTTTACGCAGCGCTGCACATCTTGAGCAGGTCATGGGTCTGATTCAAGTTGTAGTTGATACTGCAGCATCAAAATTAGAAAGTCAATCCGTCTCTGAAAAAGGAATGGTAAACACCCAAACTTTGCCAGTCAATGAAGCCGTGGATAATATCGAGAAGGATCCTTCCTCAGTTGATTCAGACTCTAATAAACAAGATAAGAAAGATGATACAAATCCATCTCATTCTCATGGGAGGAAAAATGTTGACATGTACAATATCTTCTTGCAATTGCCACAAGCTGATTTACGGAATTTGTGTAGCCTTCTTGGTCGTGAAGG GCTTTCGGATAAAATGTATATGCTTGCTGGTGAGGTGCTGAAGAAGTTGGCCTGCATTGTTCCTTCCCATCGAAACTTCTTCACTGTAGAGCTTTCGGAGTCAGCTCATGCCTTGACAGGTTCGGCTGTCAGTGAGCTTGTTACCTTGCAGAAAACAAATATGCTTGGCTTGAGTGCTGGCTCCATGGCTGGTGCTGCCATTCTACGTGTGCTGCAAGCTCTGAGTTCACTCATTTCATATAATGGTACTGGTGATATAGAAACCGAGAATGATGCAGATCGGCATGAAGATCTAGCAACTATTTGGAACTTGAATAGTGCACTTGAGCCATTGTGGCAGGAACTTAGTAATTGTATTAGTGCAGCTGAGATGCAACTTGGTCAGAGCTCTCTCTCCCCTACAATGTCAAATATAAGTGTTGCTGATAATCTCCAAGGTTCCTCTACTTCACCACCTCTTCCTCCTGGAACACAGAGACTCTTGCCTTTCATCGAGGCTTTCTTTGTTTTGTGTGAAAAGCTACAAGCTAATGAAGCCATCATGCAGCAAGACCATGACAATGCTACTGCTAGGGAAGTCAAAGAGTCTactggttcttcttcttcaatgagtGTAAAATTTGGTGGAGATTCACAACGAAGGCTTGATGGTACTGTTACATTTACAAGGTTTGCCGAGAAGCATCGTCGACTTGCAAATGCTTTCGTTAGGCAGAATCCTGGATTGTTGGAGAAATCACTTTCCATGATGCTCAAGGTACCAAGGCTTATTGACTTTGATAATAAGCGAGCCTATTTCCGCTCAAGAATCAGGCAACAACATGACCAACACCTGTCTGGGCCACTGCGTATAAGCGTAAGAAGAGCTTACATTTTGGAGGACTCGTATAATCAGTTAAGGATGCGTCCTACTCAAGATCTCAAGGGGAGATTAAATGTGCAATTTCAAGGTGAAGAGGGTATTGATGCTGGTGGTCTCACTAGAGAATGGTATCAGTTACTGTCAAGGGTCATATTTGACAAGAATGCTTTGCTTTTTACAACGGTGGGCAACAATGCAACTTTCCAGCCAAACCCTAACTCTGTGTATCAGACTGAACATCTCTCGTACTTCAAGTTTGTTGGCCGAGTG GTGGGAAAGGCTTTGTTTGATGGTCAACTGTTGGATGTTTATTTTACCCGATCTTTCTATAAGCATATACTGGGTGTCAAGGTGACATACCATGATATTGAAGCAGTTGATCCTGAttactacaagaatttgaaatGGGTGTTGGAG AATGATGTGAACGATGTTCTTGACCTGACATTTAGCATGGATGCTGATGAGGAAAAGCACATACTTTATGAGAAGAACGAG GTCACTGACTACGAGCTTAAACCTGGAGGAAGGAACATAAAGGTCACAGAAGAGACAAAGCACGAGTATGTAGACCTTGTTGCTGATCATATTCTGACAAATGCAATCCGTCCACAAATAAATTCTTTTCTAGAAGGTTTTACTGAACTAGTACCGAGAGAGCTTATATCCATCTTTAATGACAAAGAGCTTGAGCTGCTCATCAGTGGTCTTCCAGAAATTGATT TGGAAGACTTGAAGGCCAATACAGAATATACTGGCTATACTGTGGCGTCAAATGTCGTTCAATGGTTTTGGGAGGTGGTCAAAACTTTTAACAAGGAAGACATGGCAAGATTTCTGCAATTTGTGACTGGAACATCAAAG GTTCCTTTGGAAGGTTTTAAGGCCTTGCAAGGCATCTCTGGTCCTCAGAGGTTTCAGATTCACAAGGCATATGGAGCTCCGGATCGATTGCCGTCGGCTCATACATG CTTCAATCAACTAGACCTTCCTGAGTATACCTCTAAAGAACAGCTTCAAGAACGGTTGTTACTAGCCATTCATGAGGCCAGTGAAGGCTTTGGTTTTGGTTGA